Within the Pseudomonas oryzae genome, the region GGTGAGAACACCCTGCGCTCCGATCTGTCGGTATCGGTGCCGGAGCTGGGCTCGCTGCTCGATCACACCGGGCCGCTGGCCGAGGCCGAGCGCCGCGCGGCGCGCAACTTCGGCGCCGACCACACCTTCTTCGTCATCAACGGCACATCGACGGCGAACAAGATCGTCTGGCAGGCGATGGTCGGGCGCGACGACCTGGTGCTGGTCGACCGCAACTGTCACAAGTCGGTGGTCCATGCCTTGATCATGACCGGCGCCATCCCGCTGTACCTGCATCCGACGCGCAACGAGCTGGGCATCATCGGCCCGATTCCGCTTTCCGAATTCAGCCCGCAGGCCATCGCCGCGAAGATCGCCGCCTGCCCGCTGGCCGCTGGTCGCGAGGCCCGGGTGAAGCTGGCGGTGGTGACCAACTCGACCTACGACGGCCTGTGCTACAACGCCGAGCTGATCAAGCGCGAGCTGGCCGGCAGTGTCGAGGTGCTGCACTTCGACGAGGCCTGGTATGCCTATGCGGCGTTCCACGAGTTCTACGCCGGGCGCTTCGGCATGGATACCTCGCGCGTGGAAGGAGCACGCGAGCCCCTGGTGTTCAGTACCCACTCGACCCACAAGCTGCTTGCCGCCTTCAGCCAGGCCTCGATGATCCACGTGCGCGACGGCGGCCAGCGCCACCTCGACGTGGCGCGCTTCAACGAGGCGTTCATGATGCATACCTCCACCTCGCCGCAGTACGGCATCCTCGCCTCACTGGATGTGGCCTCGGCGATGATGGAGGGCCCGGCCGGGCGCTCGCTGATCCAGGAGACCTTCGACGAAGCCCTGGCGTTCCGTCGCGCCATGGCCAACCTGCGCCGCAACCTGCCGGAGAGCGACTGGTGGTTCGCCATCTGGCAGCCCCGCGATGCCGAGGCCTCGGCGCAGATTCATACCGCCGACTGGCTGTTGGCGCCTGAGGCCGACTGGCATGGCTTCGGCGCGCTGGCCGAGGACTATGTACTGCTCGATCCGGTCAAGGTGACCCTGGTGATGCCGGGGCTGTCCGCCGACGGCAGTCTGGCCGAGCAGGGCATTCCGGCCGCGGTGGTGGGCAGGTTCCTCTGGGAGCGCGGTGTGGTGGTGGAGAAGACCGGCCTGTACTCGCTGCTGGTGTTGTTCTCCCTGAGCATCACCAAGGGCAAGTGGAGCACCCTGGTCACCGAGCTGCTGGAGTTCAAGCGGCTCTACGATGCCAACACTCCTCTGGCAGAGGCTCTGCCGTCGATCGCTCAGGTCGATCCCGCGCGCTATGCCGGCCTGGGGCTGCGTGACCTGTGTGCTCAGCTGCATGCCTGCTATCGCGACAATCGCGTGCCGCGCGCCCTCAGCCGGATGTACGGCCAGTTGCCGGAGCTGGTGCTCAAGCCGGCGGACGCCTACGACCATCTGGTGCGCGGCGAGGTCGAGGCGGTGCCGCTGGATGCGTTGGAGGGGCGCGTCGCCGCGGTCATGCTGGTGCCCTATCCGCCGGGCATTCCGCTGATCATGCCGGGGGAGCGCTTCACCGCCGCGAGTCGACCGATCATCGACTACCTGCGCTTCACCCGCCGCTTCGAGCGGGACTTTCCCGGTTTCGATTGCGAGGTGCACGGCCTGCAGCCGGCCCCTGGTGGCGAGCCGGATCGACACACGGTCGACTGCATTCGTCTCTGAAGTGCAGGTGCTCGTGATCTGGGTCACTCAGGTCGGATTCGCCTTTTGCCTGCGGCTTGTTATAGTGCGGTACCCAAAGGCTGCGCCGCTCAGGTGCCGCCACCGAATAACTGCCAGGAGGCGCGCCCGTGTCGCGATGGCTTGAGGCGATGGTTCTCAGCAGCTTTCAGGAAGATTCTTGCATGTACAGCGCAGGGTTTCAGGATGTGCCCCGGCCGCTGGATTCGTACTGCGCGGGAGGCGTACAGAGCGCATGGTAACCGGAGCCACTTCCCTCGGTCTGGTGCGCAACGAGCTGTTCGCGACCATCGAGCAGGCTGAGCAGAGCCTGGAACAGTTCATTGCCGAACGACTCAATGTCAGTCTGCTGCAGCAGGCGGTCGAGTATCTGCAGCAGATCCGCGGCATCCTCAAGCTGATCGAACTGGCCGGTGCCGAGCTGCTGGCCCAGGAGGCCCTGCTGCTGGCCACCGACATTCCGGCGGGCGCCGGACAGGAGCGCGACGGCCAACTGGCCGCGCTGGGCAAGGCCCTGTTCGTTCTGCGTCGCTATCTGGAAGGCATCGACAGTCATCGCCAGGAAATCCCCGAGCTCCTGCTGCCGGTGATCAACGAGCTGCGCCAGTCGACCGGCCAGCCGACTCTTCCGGAGTGCTATTTCTTCAGCGTGCGCCTCGATCAACCCCGCCCGCTGCGGCGCAGCGTGGAGATTCAGCCCGGCGTGGCCAATCGCGATGCGAGCCGACTGCGCCAGATGTACCAGCTGGGGCTGACGAACGTGCTGCGCGAGCAGAATCTGAGCGCCGCGCTGAAACTGATGTCCCGCGCGCTGGGACGCCTCGACGATCTGCTGGGCGGTCGCGAGCGTTCGCGCATGTGCTGGGTAGGTGCCGCAGCGCTGGAGGCCATGGCCGATGGCCAGTTGCGGCCGACCAAGTCGCGCAAGCAACTGCTCTCGCGCCTCGACCGCGACCTGCGTCAGCTGCTGACCAACGCACAGTTCGAGGCCCCGCGCAGCCTGCTCAAGGAGCTGCTGTACCTGGTGGCGCTGGCTGGAACCCGGGGCGAGCGTGCCAGCGAGATGCAGCGGGTGTTCGGTCTGGCCCCGCTGCCCTTCACCGATCACCTGTTGGGCGAGGAGTCGCGTCGGCTGTCGGGGCCGGGCGAAGATGTCATGCGCTCGCTGTCGGTGGCTATCCGCGAGGAGCTGACCGGCGTCAAGGACATTCTCGATCTGCTCGAGCGTGGCGCAGCCACCCCCGAGGGCAGGGTCAACCTGCACGCTCAGATTGGCAGGCTGGCGAAGACGCTGGGCATGATCGGCCTCAGTTCGGCCGCCAACACCCTGCAGGCGCAGGTGGAGCTGGTCGGCGGCTGGTGCGAGCGCAGCGACAACCCGCCTGCCGCTGAGCTGCTGCGTCTGGCCGATGCCCTGCTGTACGTGGAAAGCATGGTGGCCAACCTCGAGCAGAACGAGAGCTTCAAGCGGCAGATGCGCAACGCCGAAGCGGCGGGCGCTCCCGCGGCGAGCGGGGATACCTCCTACGCTTCGCATCAGCTGGTCGAGGCTCGGATCGTCGTGATGGACGAGGCCCAGGCCGGTCTGGCCCTGGCTAAGCGCGCCATTACCGCCTACCTCGAGTCCAGCGGCGACAAGCTCAACCTGGCCAACGTGCCGACCAGCCTGCAGGCGGTGCGCGGTGGGCTGTGGTTCCTCGGTCTGGAGCGCGCGGCCGAGCTGGTCGGCGCCTGTGCCGACTACATCCAGGCCAACATGATCGAAACCCAGCAGATTCCCTCCGAGCAGATGCTGGAAACCCTGGCCGACGCCCTGACCAGCCTCGAGTTCTTCCTCGAAGGTGGGGCCAACCTGCGGCCTGAAGGTCAGCAGGATGTCCTCGACCTAGCTGCCGACAGCGTGCGTGCCCTGGGTATGCAGGTCGCCGCCTGATGGCCGACAGTTCCTGGCAGCCGGCGGTCGTCGACCCCGCGCAGCCGGGGGGCTGGGCGCTGGCGCACTGCCGGCAGCGCTTTCTTGCCGACGCCAACGGCGTCCTCTTTCCCCGCGAGTGGTTGAAGGCGCAGCTGCCCGAGGCGCTCGCCGAGCAGGGCATCGGCTGGCTGCAGGGGCAGCCGGTATTCGTGCTGGAGCTGGCGGATGCGGTCGGCGAGCCTGCGCCCGGCTGCACCTGGAAGGGCCTGCGCCAGTTCCTGCTGGAAGGCGATTTCGCCACTTTCCGCCTGTTGGGCTACGCGGCGCAGATCGGTACCTGGGCGCGCCAGAACCGTTTTTGTGGCAGTTGCGGCGGACCGCTGCAACCCTTGGCCCATGAGCGGGCGATGGCCTGCAGCGCGTGTGAACTGCACCAGTACCCCCGGCTTTCGCCGAGCATCATCGTGCTGATCACGCGTGGCGACGAGCTGCTGCTGGCGCGCTCGCCGCGCTTTGCCGCCGGGATCTACAGCACGTTGGCCGGCTTCGTCGAGCCCGGCGAGTCGATCGAGGCCTGCGTACACCGCGAGGTGCGCGAGGAGGTGGCGATCGAGGTCGGCAACCTGCGCTACATAGCCAGTCAGAACTGGCCCTTTCCCCATTCGCTGATGCTCGGTTTCCATGCCGACTACCAAGCTGGCGAGATCGTGCCGCAGCCGGAGGAGATCGAGGATGCCCGCTGGTTCCGCGTCGATGCCTTGCCGGCGCTGCCGCCGCAGGGCTCCATCTCCCGCTACCTGATCGAGCTGTACCTGGCACGCCGCTCAGGCGCCACCGAACCAGTGTTGCCAGGCTAGCCGCAGGGTCAGCGCCAGTACCACCAGGATGAACACCGGGCGGATCAGCTTCGAGCCGCCACGGATGGCCGTGCGTGCGCCGAGAAAGGCGCCGAGCATCAGCGCCAGGCCCATGCAGATGCCCAGCAGCCAGGACACCTGGCCGCCCAGCGCGAATACCGTCAGGGCCATGGCGTTGCTGATGAAGTTCATGCTGCGCGCCACGCCGCTGGCGCGCAGCAGGTCGAGCGGGTAGAGCAGCAGACTGCTAACCGTCCAGAAGGCCCCGGTCCCGGGACCGGCGATGCCGTCATAGAAGCCGAGCGACAGTCCATGCGGAAGCTGGCGACGCCTGCCGAGCGGCCGCGTCGTGCCGCCCGCTGCCGGTGTCGGATTGAACAGCAGATACAGCCCGCAGCAGAGCACGACCACCGGCAGCATGCGGTTCAGCCAACTGGCCGGAAGCAAGTGGGCACCCCAGGCGCCGAGCAGCGCGCCAATGGCGGTCGCGAGCAGGGCGCCGCGCCATTGCATCGGGTCGAACAGCTGGCGGCGGTAGAAGGTCCAGGCCGCCGTGGCCGAGCCGAAGGTGGCGCACAGCTTGTTGGTTCCCAGGACCAGATGAGGGGGGAGCCCGGCAGTCAGCAGCGCCGGAATGGTCAACAGGCCGCCGCCGCCGGCGATGGCGTCGATGAAACCCGCGGTAAAGGCCACGACGATCAGCGCCGGGAGGAGGACGGGGTCCAGGGCAAGCTCGAAAGGCATACAAACCTTGATCTGTTAGTGATTGTGCCGCGCGCGTACTGGCCGCCATTCGCGGGGTGTCCGCATAATGCCGGCGATTTCGTCAGGAGGAAAATCCCATCATGCAATACAACGGACTGACCTGGGCAATCGCCCTGCTGGCGCTGCTGGTCGTGATGCTGGCCTGGCGCGTGTTGCGCCGTCCTGGCTGGTTTCTCGGCTGGCTGCGGGGAACCTGCGGGTTGCTCATCCTCGGCTTGGCCGGGGTGGTCGCAGTGGTGGCCTACGATCTGTACAGCTACTCGGAGCTGCCGCCATCGGGGCAGTCGCTGGTGTCGCTCAAGTTCACGGCCGAGGGACATCAGCGCTATCGCGTGTCGATTCAGGAGGGCACTCGCGAGCGCAACACCATTCTCGATGGCGATCTGTGGCAGCTGGATGCCCGGGTGCTCGGTTGGCACAAGCTGGCGACCCTGATCGGCCTGCGCCCCGGCTATCGTCTGGACGCCCTGACCAGCACCTACCGCTCCGCCGCGCAGCAGGCGGTGGCCGAGTCGAGTCGTGCCATGCTGGGAGCCAGCCCCTACGGCATCGATCTGTGGCGCTGGTTGCGCGAAACCGGCAACGGCTTTCCCCTGTTTGACGCACGAGGCGCGCGAGTCGCTTTCCTGCCGATGGTCGATGGCGCGGTGTTCGAGGTCAGTCTGACTTCGGCGGGCCTGGTGGCCGAGGCCAGGAACCAGGCAGCGCGCGATGCGTTGGCGCACTGAAATCGCGGGCAAAGAAAAACCCCGGTCGATGACCGGGGTTTTTTGTTGCAGCCTCGTCCCGGGTGGGGCGAGTGAGCCGGTTCCTTAGAACTGGTTCATGGTGTTGTCTTTGCCACCAGCCTTCAGAGCGGCTTCACCGGAGAAGTACTCCTTGTGGTTGTCGCCGATGTCGGAACCAGCCATGTTCTGGTGCTTGACGCAGGCGATGCCCTGACGGATTTCCTGACGCTGCACGCCCTTCACGTAGGCCAGCATGCCCTGGTCGGCGAAGTAGCCCTTGGCCAGGTTGTCGGTGGACAGAGCGGCGGTGTGGTAGGTCGGCAGGGTGATCAGGTGGTGGAAGATGCCGGCCTGAGCGGAACCATCGCGCTGGAAGGTGCGGATCATCTCGTCGGCAACCTGAGCCAGTTCGGTCTCGTCGTACTCGGCGCTCATCAGCTGGGCGCGGTCGTAAGCGGAAACGTCCTTGCCTGCGGCGACCATAGCGTCGAACGCCTGCTGACGGAAGTTCAGGGTCCAGTTGAACGACGGGCTGTTGTTGTACACCAGCTTGGCGTTCGGGATGACTTCGCGGATGCGGTCAACCATGGCCTTGATCTGGCCAACGTGCGGCTTCTCGGTCTCGATCCACAGCAGGTCGGCGCCGTTCTGCAGGGAGGTGATGCAGTCCAGGACGCAGCGATCTTCGCCGGTGCCCTTGCGGAACTGGAACAGGTTGGACGGCAGACGCTTCGGACGCAGCAGCTTGCCTTCGCGCTTGATCACGACGTCGCCATTGCCCAGTTCGGCTTCGGAGATCTCTTCGCAATCCAGGAAGGAGTTGTACAGGTCGCCCAGGTCGCCCGGCTTGGCGGTCACGGCGATCTGCTTGGTCAGGCCGGCGCCCAGGGAGTCGGTACGGGCAACGATCACACCATCGTCAATGCCCAGCTCGAGGAAGGCGTAGCGTACGGCGTTGATCTTGGCGAGGAAGTCGACGTGCGGAACGGTAACCTTGCCGTCCTGGTGGCCGCACTGCTTCTCGTCGGAAACCTGGTTCTCGATCTGGATGCAGCAGGCACCGGCTTCGATCATCTTCTTGGCCAGCAGGTAGGTGGCCTCCGGGTTGCCGAAGCCAGCGTCGATGTCGGCGATGATCGGGACAACGTGGGTTTCGAAGTTGTCGATCTTGGCCAGGACTTCTTCTTCCTTGGCCTTGTCGCCAGCTTCGCGGGCAGCGTCCAGAGCGGAGAACAGCAGGTCCAGCTCGCGGGCGTCAGCCTGGCGCAGGAAGGTGTACAGCTCTTCGATCAGACCGGAAACGGCGGTCTTCTCGTGCATGGACTGGTCCGGCAGCGGGCCGAAGTCGGAGCGCAGGGCAGCGACCATCCAGCCGGACAGGTACAGGTAGCGCTTGTTGGTGGTCTTCAGGTGCTTCTTGATCGAGATCAGCTTCTGCTGACCGATGAAGCCGTGCCAGCAGCCCAGCGACTGGGTGTAGACGGAGGAGTCGGCGTCGTACTCAGCCATGTCCTTGCGCATGATGGCTGCGGTGTACTTGGCAATGTCCAGACCGGTCTTGAAGCGGTTCTGGATGCGCATGCGAGCGGCGGATTCCGGGTTGATGGCGCTCCAGCTGCTGCCGAACTTCTCTTTCAGTGCGGCTACGGCCTTGATCTCGTTTTGATAAGCGGACATGGTCAATCCTTCAGAGAGAATGTTGCGTTGACACCGACTTCACCATTCAACACCGCAGTGCTGAAGGTTTTGTTGCAAGGGGGCTCACCGCAGAGCGTCGAGGTCGCGATCAGTACGCTGGAGTCAGGAGAGGGGATTTG harbors:
- a CDS encoding Orn/Lys/Arg family decarboxylase translates to MYKDLKFPVLIVHRDIKADSVAGERVRGIAAELEQDGFTILSTASAREGRIVASSQHGLACILVAAEGAGDNPRLLQDVVELIRAARVRAPQLPIFALGEQVTIENAPPEAMAELNQLRGILYLFEDTVSFLARQVARAARGYLDGLLPPFFRALVQHTAESHYSWHTPGHGGGVAYRKSPVGQAFHQFFGENTLRSDLSVSVPELGSLLDHTGPLAEAERRAARNFGADHTFFVINGTSTANKIVWQAMVGRDDLVLVDRNCHKSVVHALIMTGAIPLYLHPTRNELGIIGPIPLSEFSPQAIAAKIAACPLAAGREARVKLAVVTNSTYDGLCYNAELIKRELAGSVEVLHFDEAWYAYAAFHEFYAGRFGMDTSRVEGAREPLVFSTHSTHKLLAAFSQASMIHVRDGGQRHLDVARFNEAFMMHTSTSPQYGILASLDVASAMMEGPAGRSLIQETFDEALAFRRAMANLRRNLPESDWWFAIWQPRDAEASAQIHTADWLLAPEADWHGFGALAEDYVLLDPVKVTLVMPGLSADGSLAEQGIPAAVVGRFLWERGVVVEKTGLYSLLVLFSLSITKGKWSTLVTELLEFKRLYDANTPLAEALPSIAQVDPARYAGLGLRDLCAQLHACYRDNRVPRALSRMYGQLPELVLKPADAYDHLVRGEVEAVPLDALEGRVAAVMLVPYPPGIPLIMPGERFTAASRPIIDYLRFTRRFERDFPGFDCEVHGLQPAPGGEPDRHTVDCIRL
- a CDS encoding ferrous iron transporter B, translating into MVTGATSLGLVRNELFATIEQAEQSLEQFIAERLNVSLLQQAVEYLQQIRGILKLIELAGAELLAQEALLLATDIPAGAGQERDGQLAALGKALFVLRRYLEGIDSHRQEIPELLLPVINELRQSTGQPTLPECYFFSVRLDQPRPLRRSVEIQPGVANRDASRLRQMYQLGLTNVLREQNLSAALKLMSRALGRLDDLLGGRERSRMCWVGAAALEAMADGQLRPTKSRKQLLSRLDRDLRQLLTNAQFEAPRSLLKELLYLVALAGTRGERASEMQRVFGLAPLPFTDHLLGEESRRLSGPGEDVMRSLSVAIREELTGVKDILDLLERGAATPEGRVNLHAQIGRLAKTLGMIGLSSAANTLQAQVELVGGWCERSDNPPAAELLRLADALLYVESMVANLEQNESFKRQMRNAEAAGAPAASGDTSYASHQLVEARIVVMDEAQAGLALAKRAITAYLESSGDKLNLANVPTSLQAVRGGLWFLGLERAAELVGACADYIQANMIETQQIPSEQMLETLADALTSLEFFLEGGANLRPEGQQDVLDLAADSVRALGMQVAA
- the nudC gene encoding NAD(+) diphosphatase; translated protein: MADSSWQPAVVDPAQPGGWALAHCRQRFLADANGVLFPREWLKAQLPEALAEQGIGWLQGQPVFVLELADAVGEPAPGCTWKGLRQFLLEGDFATFRLLGYAAQIGTWARQNRFCGSCGGPLQPLAHERAMACSACELHQYPRLSPSIIVLITRGDELLLARSPRFAAGIYSTLAGFVEPGESIEACVHREVREEVAIEVGNLRYIASQNWPFPHSLMLGFHADYQAGEIVPQPEEIEDARWFRVDALPALPPQGSISRYLIELYLARRSGATEPVLPG
- a CDS encoding TSUP family transporter; amino-acid sequence: MPFELALDPVLLPALIVVAFTAGFIDAIAGGGGLLTIPALLTAGLPPHLVLGTNKLCATFGSATAAWTFYRRQLFDPMQWRGALLATAIGALLGAWGAHLLPASWLNRMLPVVVLCCGLYLLFNPTPAAGGTTRPLGRRRQLPHGLSLGFYDGIAGPGTGAFWTVSSLLLYPLDLLRASGVARSMNFISNAMALTVFALGGQVSWLLGICMGLALMLGAFLGARTAIRGGSKLIRPVFILVVLALTLRLAWQHWFGGA
- a CDS encoding isocitrate lyase; this translates as MSAYQNEIKAVAALKEKFGSSWSAINPESAARMRIQNRFKTGLDIAKYTAAIMRKDMAEYDADSSVYTQSLGCWHGFIGQQKLISIKKHLKTTNKRYLYLSGWMVAALRSDFGPLPDQSMHEKTAVSGLIEELYTFLRQADARELDLLFSALDAAREAGDKAKEEEVLAKIDNFETHVVPIIADIDAGFGNPEATYLLAKKMIEAGACCIQIENQVSDEKQCGHQDGKVTVPHVDFLAKINAVRYAFLELGIDDGVIVARTDSLGAGLTKQIAVTAKPGDLGDLYNSFLDCEEISEAELGNGDVVIKREGKLLRPKRLPSNLFQFRKGTGEDRCVLDCITSLQNGADLLWIETEKPHVGQIKAMVDRIREVIPNAKLVYNNSPSFNWTLNFRQQAFDAMVAAGKDVSAYDRAQLMSAEYDETELAQVADEMIRTFQRDGSAQAGIFHHLITLPTYHTAALSTDNLAKGYFADQGMLAYVKGVQRQEIRQGIACVKHQNMAGSDIGDNHKEYFSGEAALKAGGKDNTMNQF